The following are encoded in a window of Corynebacterium marinum DSM 44953 genomic DNA:
- a CDS encoding DsbA family protein, with protein sequence MSSKSTRVTDPNAKGSNTFLWAIIAVVLVAAVVIGYIVMSGQGKKTEHLADRETVDVAFDSEFGDNSVTLASANPAADAVEVDLYEDYSCSYCAQLAENTDEQMQAAIEAGDLIVNVRTLNFLDRGNADGHSTRAAAAVLALAEAGETDVYWNYRAAILDEQEEIYNKWSNDDFAAAAQELGASDSVVETIRSGENVGAANDLTTANADKLEAETGQVSSPRVVRDGKDVEVDDINQWIDAVLN encoded by the coding sequence GTGAGCAGCAAGTCCACCCGGGTCACCGACCCGAACGCCAAGGGCAGCAACACATTCCTCTGGGCCATCATCGCCGTCGTGCTCGTCGCAGCCGTGGTCATCGGATACATCGTGATGTCCGGGCAGGGCAAGAAGACGGAGCACCTCGCCGACCGGGAGACTGTCGACGTGGCCTTCGACTCGGAGTTCGGCGACAACTCGGTCACCCTGGCCTCCGCGAACCCGGCCGCCGACGCCGTCGAGGTGGATCTCTACGAGGACTACTCCTGCTCCTACTGTGCCCAGCTGGCCGAGAACACCGACGAGCAGATGCAGGCCGCCATCGAGGCGGGTGACCTGATCGTCAACGTGCGTACCCTCAACTTCCTGGACCGCGGCAACGCCGACGGCCACTCCACCCGTGCGGCCGCCGCCGTCCTCGCTCTCGCCGAGGCGGGCGAGACCGACGTGTACTGGAACTACCGCGCCGCCATCCTCGACGAGCAGGAGGAGATCTACAACAAGTGGAGCAACGACGACTTCGCCGCTGCCGCGCAGGAGCTCGGCGCCTCCGACAGCGTCGTGGAGACCATCCGCAGCGGCGAGAACGTCGGCGCCGCCAACGACCTGACCACCGCCAACGCCGACAAGCTCGAGGCTGAGACCGGCCAGGTCTCCTCGCCGCGGGTGGTCCGCGACGGCAAGGACGTCGAAGTCGACGACATCAACCAGTGGATCGACGCGGTGCTGAACTAA
- a CDS encoding DoxX family protein, translating into MSITQQATPTSASAPERPGGAVEGPRPSTRSGSFWSSTNGRRVLDAVSFFARFFMAYTWIAAGVAKLDNHLNMTQAIMAYEIFTPQWSDLLARLIGPLEIAGGVLLLLGIFLRQASKVATVVLVMFIIGIAQAWVRGLGIDCGCFSIEPNMDKVAMDYFVTILRDIGYIALSVWTIYRPFKRFALHP; encoded by the coding sequence GTGTCCATCACCCAGCAGGCAACGCCCACGTCGGCCAGCGCACCTGAACGTCCGGGTGGCGCGGTCGAGGGCCCCCGGCCATCCACCCGTTCCGGTTCTTTCTGGTCGAGCACCAACGGCCGCCGGGTTCTCGACGCCGTCAGCTTCTTCGCCCGGTTCTTCATGGCCTACACCTGGATAGCCGCCGGTGTGGCCAAGTTGGACAACCACCTGAACATGACCCAGGCGATCATGGCGTACGAGATCTTCACGCCCCAGTGGTCGGATCTTCTTGCGCGTCTGATCGGCCCGCTGGAGATCGCCGGCGGTGTTCTTCTGCTGCTGGGAATCTTTTTGCGGCAGGCGAGCAAGGTGGCCACCGTTGTGCTGGTGATGTTCATCATCGGCATCGCGCAGGCCTGGGTGCGTGGACTGGGCATCGACTGCGGCTGCTTCAGCATCGAGCCGAACATGGACAAAGTGGCGATGGATTACTTCGTCACCATTCTGCGGGACATCGGCTACATCGCGTTGAGCGTGTGGACCATCTACCGCCCCTTCAAGAGGTTCGCCCTCCACCCCTGA
- the nadE gene encoding ammonia-dependent NAD(+) synthetase: protein MASMQHEIIKALHARPRIDAAGEITARVSFLAEYLRKTGMKGFVLGISGGQDSTLAGRLAQLAVEQLRAEGRDAEFWAVRLPHGVQADEDDAQLALDFIGPDHRVTVNIAGATGEMSAAVAGALGQAELGDFNEGNVKARQRMIAQYAIAGEKSLLVIGSDHAAENITGFFTKHGDGAADILPLAGLNKRQGAQLLAELGAPAATWEKVPTADLEDDRPALPDEVALGVTYAHIDDYLEGLPVPDEARGRIEHLWRVGAHKRHLPAGPADTWWR, encoded by the coding sequence ATGGCGTCCATGCAGCACGAGATCATCAAGGCCCTCCACGCCCGGCCGCGTATCGACGCCGCCGGGGAAATCACCGCCCGCGTCAGCTTCCTCGCCGAATACCTGCGGAAGACGGGTATGAAGGGGTTCGTCCTCGGAATCTCCGGCGGGCAGGACTCCACCCTGGCCGGCCGGCTCGCCCAGCTGGCCGTGGAACAGTTGCGCGCCGAGGGCCGGGACGCCGAGTTCTGGGCCGTCCGGCTCCCCCACGGGGTGCAGGCCGACGAGGATGACGCGCAGCTGGCCCTCGATTTCATCGGCCCCGACCACCGCGTCACAGTGAACATCGCCGGCGCGACCGGCGAGATGTCCGCCGCCGTCGCCGGAGCCCTCGGACAGGCGGAACTGGGCGACTTCAACGAGGGCAACGTCAAAGCGCGCCAGCGCATGATCGCGCAGTACGCCATCGCCGGGGAGAAATCCCTGCTGGTCATCGGCTCGGACCACGCCGCGGAGAACATCACCGGCTTCTTCACCAAGCACGGCGACGGCGCCGCCGACATCCTCCCCCTCGCCGGACTGAACAAGCGTCAGGGCGCGCAGCTGCTGGCGGAACTGGGCGCCCCCGCCGCGACCTGGGAGAAGGTCCCCACCGCGGATCTCGAGGACGACCGCCCGGCACTGCCCGACGAAGTCGCCCTCGGCGTCACCTACGCCCATATCGACGACTACCTCGAGGGACTCCCCGTGCCGGACGAGGCCCGGGGGCGCATCGAGCACCTCTGGCGCGTGGGCGCACACAAGCGTCACCTTCCGGCGGGCCCGGCCGACACGTGGTGGCGCTAG
- a CDS encoding fructosamine kinase family protein, whose amino-acid sequence MTPVFTKSPREPRSAEAEAAGLRWLRAASPAVVEVISVDPAANTLSTALVRGVTPTPQAARTAGRELARIHIAGAPAFGAPPPGWEGPNYIGTQVQECTPTDHWGEFYAAQRVLPFARRAQAAGNLDAEGLAAVEQAAEAVADEDWDAVPARIHGDLWAGNLLFGEDGPALIDPAAHGGHPETDLAMLALFGVPFPEDIWAGYQEISALDPGFRDRFPLHQLHPLAVHAFTHGPGYARPLVEAARATSRLLAGS is encoded by the coding sequence ATGACACCCGTCTTCACCAAGAGTCCCCGCGAGCCGCGTTCCGCCGAGGCGGAGGCCGCGGGGCTCCGCTGGCTGCGGGCCGCCTCTCCGGCGGTCGTCGAGGTCATCTCCGTGGACCCTGCGGCCAACACACTGAGCACCGCCCTGGTCCGGGGGGTGACGCCGACACCGCAGGCGGCCCGGACGGCCGGCCGGGAACTGGCGCGTATCCACATTGCCGGGGCGCCGGCGTTCGGGGCCCCGCCGCCCGGTTGGGAAGGGCCGAACTACATCGGCACCCAGGTGCAGGAGTGCACGCCCACGGACCACTGGGGCGAGTTCTACGCCGCGCAGCGGGTGCTTCCCTTCGCCCGTCGGGCGCAGGCGGCCGGCAACCTCGACGCCGAGGGGCTGGCCGCTGTCGAGCAGGCGGCGGAGGCCGTCGCAGACGAGGACTGGGATGCCGTGCCCGCCCGCATCCACGGGGACCTGTGGGCCGGCAACCTGCTCTTCGGGGAGGACGGCCCCGCGCTCATCGATCCGGCGGCCCACGGCGGGCACCCCGAGACCGACCTCGCGATGCTCGCGCTGTTCGGCGTCCCCTTCCCGGAGGACATCTGGGCGGGATACCAGGAGATCTCCGCGCTGGACCCGGGTTTCCGGGACAGGTTCCCGCTTCATCAGCTCCACCCGTTGGCGGTGCACGCGTTCACCCACGGACCGGGCTACGCCCGGCCCCTGGTGGAGGCGGCGCGGGCGACCAGCCGCCTCCTGGCGGGAAGCTAG
- a CDS encoding pyridoxamine 5'-phosphate oxidase family protein — translation MSMNDDVFRKLSTGQSLARLADVQPGRIVLHREGVLEIFPVNFVVDGEDIYFRTAEGSKLFTLTLNHGVLFQADGVDESTAWSVVVRGTAEVLEKAADIDHAETLELKPWAPTLKYNWVRINASEISGREFEIGEEPERY, via the coding sequence ATGTCCATGAATGATGATGTCTTCCGCAAGTTGAGCACCGGGCAGTCCCTCGCCCGGCTGGCGGACGTCCAGCCCGGCCGCATCGTGCTGCACCGCGAGGGAGTCCTCGAGATTTTCCCGGTGAACTTCGTCGTGGACGGTGAGGACATCTACTTCCGTACCGCTGAAGGCTCCAAGCTGTTCACCCTGACCCTCAACCACGGTGTTCTCTTCCAGGCCGACGGGGTCGACGAAAGCACCGCGTGGTCTGTCGTCGTCCGCGGCACCGCCGAGGTCCTGGAGAAGGCGGCCGACATCGATCACGCCGAGACTCTGGAGCTCAAGCCGTGGGCGCCGACCCTCAAGTACAACTGGGTCCGCATCAACGCCTCGGAGATCAGCGGCCGGGAGTTCGAGATCGGCGAGGAGCCGGAGCGCTACTGA